Proteins from a single region of Gemmatimonadota bacterium:
- a CDS encoding sugar phosphate isomerase/epimerase, with the protein MQVGIMSGQIARPTLEETLDAILEHDIRHLQFNLGSLNVEGSLSDKLAKAPVVRAEIEKRGMVIAALAGTVNMVHPDEEKRQEAIEHLKLLIPACDPMGTSVIATCTGSRDSESMWHWHPDNETEEAWQVLRNTLEQVLPVAEAAGVILAFEPEINNVASTVHKSRQLIDEMGSPNLKVVMDAANIFGKDDLSRMREVLDEAFELLGDHIAMAHGKDLDRGGDAGHLAAGTGKLDYAHYVSLLCGLPFDVSVILHGLSEDQVDASVAMLRRHAAAHQ; encoded by the coding sequence ATGCAAGTAGGAATTATGTCAGGTCAAATTGCTCGGCCGACCCTGGAGGAAACACTCGACGCCATACTTGAGCACGACATCAGGCATCTTCAATTCAATTTGGGATCCCTGAATGTGGAGGGTTCGCTATCCGATAAACTCGCAAAGGCACCTGTGGTTCGGGCGGAGATCGAAAAGCGCGGCATGGTCATCGCTGCCCTGGCTGGCACGGTCAATATGGTTCATCCCGATGAAGAAAAACGTCAGGAAGCTATCGAGCATCTCAAATTGCTTATTCCGGCGTGTGACCCGATGGGTACCTCGGTGATTGCCACCTGTACCGGATCGCGCGATTCAGAGAGCATGTGGCACTGGCACCCGGATAACGAAACAGAAGAAGCCTGGCAGGTGCTACGCAATACCCTGGAACAGGTACTGCCGGTTGCCGAAGCGGCTGGCGTGATCCTTGCGTTTGAACCAGAGATAAACAACGTTGCCAGTACAGTGCATAAGAGTCGGCAACTGATTGATGAAATGGGTTCACCCAACCTGAAAGTCGTGATGGATGCCGCCAATATTTTTGGCAAAGATGACCTGTCTCGCATGAGAGAGGTATTAGACGAGGCTTTCGAGCTTTTGGGCGACCACATTGCCATGGCCCATGGCAAAGATCTGGATCGCGGTGGCGATGCCGGACATCTCGCCGCTGGTACCGGCAAGCTCGATTACGCCCATTATGTGTCGTTGCTCTGTGGACTTCCCTTCGACGTGTCAGTCATTCTGCACGGTCTTTCCGAAGATCAGGTGGATGCCAGTGTTGCCATGCTCCGGCGTCACGCTGCAGCACACCAGTAA
- a CDS encoding Gfo/Idh/MocA family oxidoreductase — translation MKAKVAILGCGRASQKWHLPTMHTLAKHGELDFVALCDMDKSLAKQTGESYGVPWYTSVEEMLEKHPDIMAVDVITGDPLHHVLARLIAEHGKHVMVEKPMALTLPCCDIIIDACRRNGVHFEVAENYFRMPKQRMIIKLIEEGILGDIVRVYFVEPKRQDPFEPTVTHSGLGRPISGFGRTSGMCMDMGAHRLSQLRLYAQSEPQQITATVRKYRSDPMSIHEDWAHAMIDFASGAVGIYETSRLGEAQKYCQIIGNLGGILDTDYFGPEIPLRLRIGEEMQDIPVETVRRKINGVDVLQRIVVHTDPEIVYENPFRDYAIDDWCVGHASEIMSIANAALNDEPPEYGLGGRKDVEMAMAIYESSLNGMTPIKLPLEDVTSYEQMVHEDYLEKFGHPIL, via the coding sequence ATGAAAGCTAAAGTCGCCATTCTGGGTTGTGGAAGGGCGTCGCAAAAATGGCACCTGCCGACAATGCACACGCTCGCCAAACACGGCGAACTCGATTTTGTCGCGCTCTGCGATATGGATAAGTCGTTAGCGAAACAGACCGGAGAATCCTATGGTGTTCCGTGGTACACCAGTGTCGAGGAGATGCTGGAAAAACACCCGGACATCATGGCCGTAGATGTCATCACCGGCGACCCCCTACACCATGTGCTTGCCAGGTTGATCGCAGAGCACGGCAAACACGTCATGGTGGAAAAGCCGATGGCGCTGACCTTGCCCTGTTGTGACATCATCATCGATGCCTGCCGCCGCAACGGCGTGCATTTTGAGGTGGCAGAAAATTACTTTCGCATGCCGAAGCAGCGGATGATCATTAAGCTCATTGAAGAGGGGATTCTGGGCGATATCGTTCGCGTATATTTTGTCGAGCCAAAGCGGCAAGATCCATTTGAGCCGACCGTTACGCACAGCGGTTTGGGCCGACCCATCTCGGGCTTTGGTCGCACTTCTGGCATGTGCATGGATATGGGCGCACATCGGTTGTCACAGTTGCGGTTGTACGCCCAAAGTGAGCCTCAGCAGATTACCGCGACGGTGAGAAAGTACCGGTCGGATCCCATGAGTATCCATGAAGACTGGGCGCATGCAATGATCGATTTTGCAAGCGGCGCAGTGGGTATTTATGAGACATCGCGCCTTGGTGAGGCTCAGAAATATTGCCAGATTATCGGTAATCTTGGCGGTATTCTCGATACCGACTATTTCGGCCCGGAGATCCCCCTGCGTTTGCGCATCGGCGAGGAGATGCAGGACATTCCTGTCGAGACTGTACGTCGCAAAATCAATGGCGTGGATGTGCTGCAACGGATCGTCGTGCATACGGATCCCGAGATCGTCTATGAGAATCCGTTTCGGGACTATGCCATTGACGATTGGTGTGTCGGTCATGCCTCCGAGATCATGAGCATCGCGAATGCAGCGCTCAACGACGAGCCTCCCGAATACGGTCTCGGCGGTCGCAAAGATGTGGAGATGGCCATGGCGATTTACGAATCGTCGCTTAACGGCATGACACCCATTAAGTTGCCCCTTGAGGACGTGACCTCCTACGAACAGATGGTGCACGAAGATTATCTCGAAAAATTTGGCCATCCCATTTTATGA